Genomic DNA from Thermoanaerobaculia bacterium:
GCTCCCCGGGACCGCCCGGCTCGACGGTCGGCGGATGACCGCAGTGCCCGGTTTCGTCGACGGCCACACCCATCTGCCCTGGGCCGGTTCGCGCGAGGACGAGTTCGTCCAGCGCCTCGGCGGGCGTTCGTATCAGGAGATCGCCGCGGCCGGCGGCGGCATCCTCGCGACCGTGCGCGCGACGCGCGCGGCCGAGGCTCCGGAGCTCGTCGAGCTCGCCCTCGACCGCCTGCGCTGGATGCTCTCGTGCGGCACGACGACCGCGGAGGCAAAGAGCGGCTACGGGCTCTCCCTGGGAGAAGAGCTGAAGCAGCTCGAGGCCATCCGGGCGGCGGGAGCGGCCCAGCCGGTCGAGCTCGTCCCGACGCTCCTCGCCGCGCACGAGGTGCCCGCCGACTATCGCGACCGGCGCGACGCCTATCTCGACCTGGTCTGCGAAGAGATCGTCCCGGCGGCGGCCGAACGGGGCCTCGCCCGCTTCTGCGACGTCTTCTGCGAAAAGGGCGTCTTTTCGGCCGCCGAGTCGCGGCGCGTGCTCGAGGCCGGTCGCCGCCACGGGCTGCTGCCGCGCCTGCACGCCGACGAGTTCGTGGATTCGGGTGGCGCCCAGCTCGCAGCCGAGCTCGGGGCCCTCTCGGCCGATCACCTGATGGCGGTCTCCCCGGCGGGCATCGAGGCCCTGGCGGCCGCCGGCGTGACCGCCCTCCTGCTGCCGGGCACGAGCTTCTTCCTCGCCAAGCGGATCTATGCTCCGGCGCGCCGCCTGATCGCCGCCGGAGTGCCGGTCGCCCTCGGGACCGACTGCAATCCGGGCTCCTCCTACACCGAGTCGTTGCCGACCATCGTCCAGCTCGCGGTCTTCGAGCTCGGCATGACGATCGAGGAGGCCTTGACCGCTGTCACCCTGAATCCCGCCTGCAGCCTCGGGCTCGGCAGAGAGATCGGCTCCCTCGAGGCGGGAAAGCGGGCCGATATCGTGCTGCTCGAGGCCCCAAACCTCCTCCATCTTGCCTATCATTACGGGGTCAACCCGGTGCGCTCCGTGATCAAGGCGGGCCGGGAGGTCTATCGCGCCGGCAATCTCGCCGCCGCCACGTCGGCCACGTCTCGTTCCATCCAGGGGATCCAATCATGAGCCTTTCGCTTTCTACCCTCGCCGGTTTCGCCGGCATCGCCTTTGGCGCCCTCTCGCTCGCCGGGCTCGCCTTCGCCAAGCCGCCCGGCGACACCCAACCGGGGGCCGCTGCACCCGAGTGGAAGAAGAACCCATCCGGTCTCGAGCTCCAGGAGTTGAAGGTCGGAGAGGGTGCCGAGGCCAGGTCCGGCATGACGGTCGAGGTGCACTACACCGGGTGGCTTCTCGACGGCACCAAGTTCGACTCCAGCCTCGACCGCGGCAAGCCCTTTTCCTTTCACCTCGGCGCCGGCGAAGTGATTCGGGGCTGGGACGAAGGGGTCGCCGGAATGAAGGTCGGCGGCAAGCGCAAGCTGCGCATTCCCGCAGAGATGGGCTACGGCGCCCGCGGCGCCGGCGGCGTCATTCCCGGCAATGCCACCCTGGTCTTCGATGTCGAACTGCTCGGCGTAAAGTAGCTTCCGGTTCTCCGTCCGGGAATGCCTCAAGGCCTCCCGGCTGTTTTCAGGAGCGACATGGCCATTTCGATCTTCGGCGGCGGGGGCCGGCGGCGCCTCGCGGGGAAGCACCACGCCCGGCACCGGGCGGCCGTCTCGCAGCGGCCGGCAGCGACCGCTACGGACGGCGAGACTCTCCGCCTGATGTCGCTCAATATCGCGCACGCGCGGCGCAAGGCCCAGCATCAGAGCCTGCTCAAGGACTCGACGATCCGCCGCAACCTCGAGCTCATCGCGGACGTCCTCGAGCGCGAGAAGCCGCACGTCGTGGCACTCCAGGAGGCCGATGGACCGTCTTTCTGGAGCGGCGGCTTCGACCACGTCGAGGCGCTCGCCGGGCTGGCTGGCTTCCCCCATGCCTTCAGGGGAGAGCACAACCGCGAGGTTCTCTCCCGCCTCGACCTCTCCTACGGCACGGCGCTGCTCTCCCACCTGCCCCTCGAAGCCACCCACTCGCACGCCTTTCTGCAGAACTGGCGCGACACCAAGGGGTTCGTCGCCGCGACCGTCGCCCCCGAAGCGCTCGCCGGCGAGCCGGTCGACGTGGTGTCGATCCACCTCGACTTCCTCGCCGACCGCGTACGGCGTCGGCAGGTCGAACAGCTCATCGAGCGTTTCCATGGACACGAAGGCCACCTGGTCGTCATGGGCGATTTCAACTGCTCCTGGAGCGA
This window encodes:
- a CDS encoding imidazolonepropionase codes for the protein MTDLLIENLAEIATPIGTTPRRGAEQRAVLRLRAGSGSSAGSAGSAGAAGSTAPDASGVEILCRAGRLAFVGSRSERERLWGELPGTARLDGRRMTAVPGFVDGHTHLPWAGSREDEFVQRLGGRSYQEIAAAGGGILATVRATRAAEAPELVELALDRLRWMLSCGTTTAEAKSGYGLSLGEELKQLEAIRAAGAAQPVELVPTLLAAHEVPADYRDRRDAYLDLVCEEIVPAAAERGLARFCDVFCEKGVFSAAESRRVLEAGRRHGLLPRLHADEFVDSGGAQLAAELGALSADHLMAVSPAGIEALAAAGVTALLLPGTSFFLAKRIYAPARRLIAAGVPVALGTDCNPGSSYTESLPTIVQLAVFELGMTIEEALTAVTLNPACSLGLGREIGSLEAGKRADIVLLEAPNLLHLAYHYGVNPVRSVIKAGREVYRAGNLAAATSATSRSIQGIQS
- a CDS encoding endonuclease/exonuclease/phosphatase family protein; translation: MAISIFGGGGRRRLAGKHHARHRAAVSQRPAATATDGETLRLMSLNIAHARRKAQHQSLLKDSTIRRNLELIADVLEREKPHVVALQEADGPSFWSGGFDHVEALAGLAGFPHAFRGEHNREVLSRLDLSYGTALLSHLPLEATHSHAFLQNWRDTKGFVAATVAPEALAGEPVDVVSIHLDFLADRVRRRQVEQLIERFHGHEGHLVVMGDFNCSWSERRRSLDLLLHELKLRPCRESGAATYPAWRPLVQLDWILVSEGLEFSTYATLDDRVSDHLGVVAEVHRRRSALHPRERVQVQARRLPSVSLA
- a CDS encoding FKBP-type peptidyl-prolyl cis-trans isomerase, whose product is MSLSLSTLAGFAGIAFGALSLAGLAFAKPPGDTQPGAAAPEWKKNPSGLELQELKVGEGAEARSGMTVEVHYTGWLLDGTKFDSSLDRGKPFSFHLGAGEVIRGWDEGVAGMKVGGKRKLRIPAEMGYGARGAGGVIPGNATLVFDVELLGVK